One Deltaproteobacteria bacterium GWC2_65_14 genomic window, CAGCGGGTCACCGACATGGCGGACTTCTTCTACGTCCGCCAGCACATGCCGCTGGGGCTGGGTCACGCGGTCCTGCGGGCGAGGGACATCGTCGGCGAGGAGCCCTTCGCCGTCATCCTGGCCGACGACGTGATCGACTCGAAGGTGCCGGTGCTGCGCCAGATGATCGAGGTCGGCTCCCGGTTCGGCGCCGACGCGGTGCTCGCGATCCAGCGGGTCCCGAAGGAGCAGGTGTCCCGGTACGGGATCATCCGGGGGAAGAGGCTCGCCCCCGGGGTGCACGAGGTGCTGGACATGGTCGAGAAGCCCAGGCCCGCCAAGGCCCCGTCGGATCTCGCGGTGATCGGCCGGTACATCCTGCCGGCCTCGATCTTTCCGGTCCTGGAGCGGACCGGCGCGGGGGCGGGCGGGGAGATCCAGCTCACCGACGCGATCAAGTCGCTGCTGGAGCAGGAGCGGGTGATCGCCTACGAGTTCGAGGGGGTCCGGTACGACGCCGGGGACAAGCTGGGATTCCTGATGGCCAACATCGCCTTCGCCCTCAAGGACCGGGAGATCGGCCCCGGACTGCGCGCCTTTCTGGCA contains:
- a CDS encoding UTP--glucose-1-phosphate uridylyltransferase, whose translation is MRIRKAVFPAAGFGTRFLPATKASPKEMLPLVDKPLIQHGVEEARASGIRDMIIVTGRGKNAIEDHFDVAFELEEILRKKGSAAQLAVVQRVTDMADFFYVRQHMPLGLGHAVLRARDIVGEEPFAVILADDVIDSKVPVLRQMIEVGSRFGADAVLAIQRVPKEQVSRYGIIRGKRLAPGVHEVLDMVEKPRPAKAPSDLAVIGRYILPASIFPVLERTGAGAGGEIQLTDAIKSLLEQERVIAYEFEGVRYDAGDKLGFLMANIAFALKDREIGPGLRAFLAKEKTK